One window of Plasmodium relictum strain SGS1 genome assembly, chromosome: 14 genomic DNA carries:
- a CDS encoding exosome complex component RRP40, putative: protein MEDDVIISGDYIRIEKDKLNKINENNFEKIHNSEYENFYRSKCSGIMLKTPYYPYKYDIMNTSHKYIPKVGDLVIGIVKSKKLDYYQMDINCNCDCIIHKIEGFKYATKSSFPNLMNGTLLYMIVEKINLDNNSVVTSCINSSDVKSWINYENYLGELIDGFLFSVNISFSKSLIGDKCYILDLIGQDMNYEIAIGHNGRIWIKSNEPLETNLIYSALKHSFGKTKAQMDLLWKSIYNLNKKST from the exons atgGAAGATGATGTTATAATAAGTGGAGATTATATTAGaatagaaaaagataaacttaataaaattaatgaaaataattttgaaaaaattcataatagtgaatatgaaaatttttataggAGTAAATGTTCAGGTATTATGTTAAAAACACCATATTATCCTTATAAATATGATATTATGAACACTAGTCATAAATATATTCCGAAAGTGGGAGATTTAGTAATAGGAATagtaaaatcaaaaaaattagattATTATCAAATGGACATTAATTGTAATTGTGATTGTATTATACATAAGATTGAAGGATTTAAGTATGCAACAAAGAGTAGTTTTCCTAATTTAATGAATGGTACATTACTATATATGATagttgaaaaaattaatttagaTAATAATAGTGTAGTAACTAGTTGTATAAATTCATCGGATGTAAAATCATGGATAAATTACGAAAATTATCTAGGTGAGTTAATAGAtggatttttattttctgttaatatttctttttcaaaaaGTTTAATTGGAGataaatgttatattttGGATTTAATTGGTCAGGATATGAATTATGAAATAGCTATAGGGCATAATGGAAg aaTATGGATTAAATCAAATGAACCTCTAGAAACAAATTTGATTTATAGTGCACTGAAACATTCATTTGGAAAAACTAAAGCTCAG atGGACTTATTATGGAAATCTATTTATaatctaaataaaaaatctacatag
- a CDS encoding U1 small nuclear ribonucleoprotein A, putative: protein MNNNSMNDISRANIHAGYNERTHYKNVLSNINNSKPNKDMQNQMNNTENMEKIHNTNAVTLNSNCNINNKINNFNKSYMNSHQNNNMNTNTLNHVSNTNFHQVKNLQMNNITANYNPANNINPNIQNNESFNNKDINQMNPSNTNDSSNANNTINVNSSGNTNNLVYMNNTSYPNTAVNIDNTGNSNTNSVNNMNISNNLNYNINASYNMQNKIMTNTKPVYNQYPLNMNTPMNIYQNSDNLNNPMRMPMYHPQPNIMYNTMNYMNSKAYLKHLKYNKVITADPNIKPNETIYIKNLNDRIKPEEMKKNLKELFKQFGIIKDIIVMKSFWRKGQAWIIYDTIESSTKALNAMQGYFLFGKILQINYSHNKSDIHAKKEGTFIERSKQPKKPKQIIEREQKQKEIFEKMHKNYLEMQMNNFKMSHNEESKKKDEKIDLNQMDKQTLIAKAQAKAYEEKSKKNEDLSKNNIFSPYYPINTCPPVQNNVIIPYKILFVENVVENVNIQAFNDLFKSFAGFIEARIIPQRNVAFVDFSDEGTATYAMKVLQNYELQGSRLKISYAKR from the exons atgaaCAACAATTCAATGAATGATATAAGCAGAGCTAACATTCATGCTGGTTATAACGAACGCActcattataaaaatgttttgtctaatattaataatagcAAACCTAATAAAGATATGCAAAATCAAATGAATAATACAGAAAACATggaaaaaatacataatacAAATGCTGTAACATTAAATTCAAATTgcaatattaataataaaataaataattttaataaaagttatATGAATTCAcatcaaaataataatatgaatactAACACTTTGAATCATGTGTCAAATACCAATTTTCATCAAGTTAAGAATTTACAAATGAATAATATTACAGCAAATTATAATCCggcaaataatataaatccTAACATTCAAAATAATGAAAGTTTTAAcaataaagatataaatcAAATGAATCCTTCAAATACAAATGATTCTAGCAATGCAAACAACACAATAAATGTGAACTCTTCAggaaatacaaataatttagtCTATATGAATAATACAAGCTATCCAAACACTGCAGTAAATATAGACAATACCGGAAATTCTAATACAAATTCtgtaaataatatgaatattagcaataatttaaattataatataaacgCAAGTTATAATatgcaaaataaaataatgactAATACCAAACCAGTGTATAATCAATATCCGTTAAATATGAATACACCTATGAATATATATCAAAATAGTGATAACTTAAATAATCCAATGAGAATGCCTATGTATCATCCACAACCAAATATAATGTATAATACTATGAATTATATGAACAGTAAAGCTTATTTAAAACACTTGAAGTATAATAAAGTCATTACAGCAGATCCAAATATAAAGCCTAATGaaacaatttatataaaaaatttaaatgatagaATAAAACcagaagaaatgaaaaaaaacttaaaggAACTATTTAAACAATTTGGAATAATTAAAGATATAATTGTTATGAAATCTTTTTGGAGAAAAGGACAAGCATGGATAATTTACGATACAATTGAAAGTTCAACAAAAGCTCTGAATGCAATGCAAGGATATTTCTTGTTTGGTAAAATAttacaaataaattattcGCATAATAAAAGCGATATACATGCAAAAAAAGAAGGAACATTTATTGAGAGATCAAAGCAGCCTAAGAAACCTAAGCAAATTATTGAAAGAGAACAGaaacaaaaagaaatttttgaaaaaatgcACAAGAATTATTTAGAAATGcaaatgaataattttaaaatgagCCATAATGAAGAgtccaaaaaaaaagatgaaaaaattgATTTGAATCAAATGGACAAACAAACATTAATTGCAAAAGCTCAAGCAAAAgcatatgaagaaaaaagtaaaaaaaatgaggatTTATCGAAAAACAATATATTTTCACCATATTACCCCATTAATACATGCCCTCCTGTTCAAAATAATGTTATAATACCTTATAAAATTCTATTTGTTGAAAATGTTGTGGAAAACGTTAACATTCAAGCttttaatgatttatttAAGAGTTTTGCAGGATTTATTGAAGCTAGAATTATACCTCAAAGAAATGTAGCCTTTGTTGATTTTTCTGATGAAGGCACGGCAACATATGCAATGAAAg ttttgcAAAATTATGAATTACAAGGATCTAgattaaaaatatcatatGCTAAAAGATAA
- a CDS encoding RED-like protein, putative — translation MSTELTNNDFRLIFDKYEKEKKEKENKLLLKEEKKLKRKQKYLIKKKKNEEKSEKRYRDRAEERRKGIMKDVKDATVLYNNVNNTIDESKYMGGDIEHTHLVKGLDFLLLNKVRNKLIDKISLEKEKIKGNKINTSNQIPNFLNSESKYIYKYFFLYENPHHINFKKKIEKISDNIMNNMKFKNFNKNIHSFNYKYNIDMNIDKNDIPIKYIYNVDDIKTNYTYYMKDSFLNEIDLCFKWHMQNKKKKKNERLSKRPLTNFLKGEQISDEHIDIFKNDDETYDKNLKKIENSSNIMDNNYNYSNINKIKEININVNDNEDIKKNKNEINKENLSKIDKNTEKNIKLFDSENTFKTNNQFLNEKKNSLIKNIFTDTYEECYPGY, via the coding sequence atgtctACCGAATTAACTAACAATGATTTTCGCCttatttttgataaatatgaaaaagaaaagaaagaaaaggaaaacaAATTATTGTTAAAGGAAgagaagaaattaaaaagaaaacagaaatatttaataaaaaaaaaaaaaaatgaagaaaaaagtgAGAAAAGGTATAGAGACAGAGCAGAAGAAAGGAGAAAAGGAATAATGAAAGATGTGAAAGATGCCACTGTATTATACAACAATGTAAATAATACTATTGATGAATCAAAGTACATGGGAGGAGATATCGAACACACGCACTTAGTAAAAGGTcttgattttttattattaaataaagtaAGAAACAAGTTAATTGATAAAATAAgtttagaaaaagaaaaaataaaaggaaataaaattaacacATCCAATCAAATtccaaattttttaaatagcgAATCTAAATACATTTacaaatatttctttttatatgaGAATCCTcatcatataaattttaaaaaaaaaatagaaaaaatttctgataatattatgaataatatgaaatttaagaactttaataaaaatatacattcttttaattataaatataacatAGATATgaatattgataaaaatgaCATAccaattaaatatatttataatgtgGATGATATAAAAACTAATTATACGTATTACATGAAAGATTCCTTCTTAAATGAAATCGACCTTTGTTTTAAATGGCATatgcaaaataaaaaaaaaaaaaaaaatgaaagattATCAAAAAGACCCTTGACTAACTTTTTAAAAGGAGAACAAATTTCCGATGAGCATATTGATATCTTTAAAAATGATGATGAAacatatgataaaaatttaaaaaaaatagaaaatagtAGTAATATAATGGATAATAACTATAATTatagtaatataaataaaattaaagaaataaatatcaATGTTAATGATAATGAggacataaaaaaaaataagaatgaaataaataaagagaaCTTATCAAAAATAGACAAAAATAcagaaaaaaacataaaattgtTTGATTCTGAAAACACTTTTAAAACGAATAatcaatttttaaatgaaaaaaagaatagtttaattaaaaatatttttacggACACCTATGAAGAATGTTATCCTGGTtattga
- a CDS encoding DnaJ protein, putative, giving the protein MTEHKDIEKSQKENTTELENNSENAINEKENNHKNIHNFNNVNEEKCNVLNNKISNDINNKENKEINNFVESNVDYNTNSEIDNSLNHIENNNNNNNIISETINNVIDENKSDNNTIDENEINDLFNDFLKDIENITSNKSSGQKEKFSKSDAEKEINRILAKKDHSPFEIFDIHEDINMEIIKSKYRKLSVLIHPDKCKIEKAGEAFNILTRAYDELKKDSIKEQYKSVYETAKKNIIKKLNLKKKKNEINEYLNKTYEEYEITKEIQQLINEECENLMKVQKEKIEYAQKCKLANLKYVQEKEEERLKEDLKKEEERKLWMEGRDERVNSWKHYKKENLKNEKEFHLFKNINKKKEERTEEEKEKLKKISINNVENNICKKRRKK; this is encoded by the coding sequence ATGACTGAACATaaagatatagaaaaatCACAGAAAGAAAATACCACCgaattagaaaataattcTGAAAATgcaattaatgaaaaagaaaataaccataaaaatatacataattttaataatgtaAATGAGGAAAAATGTAATgtgttaaataataaaataagcaatgatattaataataaagaaaacaaGGAAATAAATAACTTTGTAGAAAGTAATGTGGATTATAATACAAATAGTGAAATAGATAACTCTTTAAATcatattgaaaataataataataataataatataatcagTGAAACAATTAATAATGTAATCGATGAAAACAAAAGCGACAATAATACAattgatgaaaatgaaataaatgatttatttaatgactttttaaaagatattgaaaatattacATCAAATAAAAGTAGTGGACAAAAAGAGAAATTCAGTAAAAGTGATGcggaaaaagaaataaatagaaTTTTAGCTAAGAAAGACCATTCTCCATTTGAAATATTTGATATACACGAAGATATAAATatggaaataataaaaagtaagTATAGAAAGTTGTCTGTTCTTATTCATCCTGATAAGTGCAAAATTGAAAAAGCTGGTGAggcttttaatattttaactaGAGCATatgatgaattaaaaaaagatagtaTAAAAGAACAATATAAAAGTGTTTATGAAACAGCTAAgaaaaatatcataaaaaaattaaatttgaaaaaaaaaaaaaacgaaataaatgaatatttaaataagacATATGAAGAATATGAAATTACAAAAGAAATACAACAATTAATTAATGAAGAATGtgaaaatttaatgaaagtacaaaaagaaaaaatagaatatgcACAAAAATGTAAATTGGCTAATTTGAAATATGTtcaagaaaaagaagaagaaagattaaaagaagatttaaaaaaagaagaagaaagaaaattatgGATGGAGGGAAGAGACGAAAGAGTAAATAGTTGGaaacattataaaaaagaaaatttgaaaaatgaaaaagaatttcatttatttaaaaacattaataaaaaaaaagaagaaagaacagaagaagaaaaagaaaaattgaaaaaaatttctattaATAATGTAGAAAacaatatatgtaaaaaaagaagaaaaaagtga
- a CDS encoding U3 small nucleolar RNA-associated protein 6, putative: MIDKVCKIIENMIYEFNDLRRKELFDEQEIKAIVNKRRQHEYNINSSSSLLLNFILYLEFEMNLENLREERKTEKKKQYLDEIKKYKKLIKRHYSESINLQGEIENKKNSKKSKKLKALINKNENEIKKYKNDILKMEKKLEILLQYSLSDNSLIKRIIKIFQVCLKKHFNNIQVWLQYLNFCYIKQRREEMENAILNSLKYHMRNELLWTIYLYYFYNIKKNIIHTRKLYVRAILFVPRSLYLNILYFNMEFDIFFKLLENFKEKHKDNDLDKFNDFCKNNKYEMDKDVCESTSGNKIDDDNNNTNNDYINEDFLKIDSKENANDTNNIVKEEDKYGLDVIIFLVKKYLKIFQNDKSNLHIFIFLLLNVYLKMEKKKWIRNYILQYDDFKDIIFTSIEKHKMDQPCFYYYLFINKCLKFSNFYFCEDENFILLKENFYNDFEENYNKNNIQKYFNLNEVNNLLIKLFDSFDEDIMIYFFCLILTNLFDTYNEFNNILEVFKIDDNKKIHSLKTKEENISIESTLNGDLKNKKKEESNNFNLFENKDNLQNSSKEKTILFYMKEPLLTSYEELEIFQFLKDDIFLCSNYEFNRINTEYIKEKNIYIYNFLHKLNFTAYICLFENRHSQISKNNFIYDYEQINTNKDILSSMLYFFLFNKKNLEENHIRKKHRAANEKMNLAENNTNKKRKKMKELLSDSIEESKRFIEEENKSKTTDNKNIYESDSENKSESENESENKSKSDSECDSECDSECDSDSDSDSDSDSDSDSESESESESDSESKSESECENENENESESYSEKENESKSEIESEKDSKKNKNEKESEGENENENFNEEEKEKNSLNQDKRSENKKVLYINNKINKEMNLHENDINYSKEKNKILIKEIYIIDELLLLLDKEIDLFIKINILKCIINLIIFLNNKKIIDYLKDVITHNYEKIKKNNLNNLLNKEINNLIYLYNRVYIDEFNIS, encoded by the coding sequence atgattgATAAAGTATGTAAGATTATAGAAAATATGATTTACGAGTTCAATGATCTTAGGAGGAAAGAATTATTTGATGAACAAGAGATTAAGGCTATCGTAAATAAAAGAAGGCAGCATGAATACAATATTAATAGTTCATCATCTCTATTActgaattttattttatatttagaatTTGAGATGAATTTAGAAAATCTGAGAGAAGAGAGAAAAacggaaaaaaaaaaacaatatttagacgaaattaaaaaatataaaaaattaataaaaaggcATTATTCTGAATCAATAAATTTACAAGGAGAAAtagagaataaaaaaaattccaaaaaaagcaaaaagtTAAAAGcgttaataaataaaaatgaaaatgaaataaaaaagtataaaaatgaCATtctaaaaatggaaaaaaaactAGAAATATTATTACAGTACAGCTTATCGGATAACTCtctaataaaaagaataatcaaaatttttcaggtatgtttaaaaaagcattttaataatattcaaGTATGGTTACAATATTTGAACTTCTGTTATATAAAGCAAAGAAGAGAGGAAATGGAAAATGCAATATTAAACAGTTTAAAGTATCATATGAGGAATGAATTATTATGGACAATTTACttatactatttttataatataaaaaaaaatataattcataCAAGAAAGTTGTATGTAAGAGCTATTTTATTTGTTCCTCGTAGTttgtatttaaatattttatattttaatatggAATTtgacatattttttaaattattagaaaattttaaagaaaaacatAAAGATAATGATTTGGATAAATTTAATGATTTTTGCAAAAACAATAAATATGAGATGGATAAAGATGTATGTGAAAGTACAAGCGGTAATAAAATTGACGATGATAATAACAATACAAATAatgattatataaatgaagattttttaaaaattgacAGCAAAGAAAATGCTAATGATACAAATAATATTGTCAAAGAGGAAGACAAATATGGATTAgatgtaattatttttttagttaaaaaatatttgaaaatttttcaaaatgataaaagtaacttgcatatatttatatttttacttttgaatgtgtatttaaaaatggaaaaaaaaaaatggataaGAAATTATATTCTTCAGTATGATGATTTTAAAgatattatatttacttctattgaaaaacataaaatgGATCAGCCAtgcttttattattatctatttattaataagtGTCTgaaattttctaatttttatttttgtgaagatgaaaattttatacttttaaaggaaaatttttataatgattttgaagaaaattacaataaaaacaatattcaaaaatatttcaacTTAAATGAAGTGAACAATTTACTAATAAAATTGTTCGATTCTTTTGATGAAGATattatgatttattttttttgcttgATCCTTACAAATTTATTTGATACatataatgaatttaataatatattggaggtttttaaaattgatgataataaaaaaatccaTTCACTTAAaacaaaagaagaaaatatatccATAGAAAGCACATTAAATGGAGATTTAAAgaataagaaaaaagaagaaagtaataactttaatttatttgaaaataaagataatttaCAAAATTCAAGTAAAGAGAAAactattttgttttatatgaAAGAACCCCTTTTAACAAGTTATGAAGAATTAgaaatttttcaatttttgaaggatgatatttttttatgtagcAATTACGAATTTAACAGAATTAATacagaatatataaaagaaaaaaatatttatatttataattttttacataaactAAATTTTACCGcatatatttgtttattcGAAAATAGGCATTCACAAATAAGTAAgaataatttcatttatgATTATGAACAAATTAATACAAACAAAGATATACTTTCATCAATGCTTTATTTCTTCttgtttaataaaaaaaatctagAAGAAAAtcatattagaaaaaaacatAGAGCagcaaatgaaaaaatgaatCTTGCTGAAAATAATACTAACaaaaaacgaaaaaaaatgaaagaacTTTTAAGTGATAGTATTGAAGAAAGTAAAAGATTcatagaagaagaaaataaaagtaagacaactgataataaaaatatatatgaaagcGATAGTGAAAATAAGAGTGAAAGTGAAAATGAGAGTGAAAATAAGAGTAAAAGTGACAGTGAATGTGACAGTGAATGTGACAGTGAATGTGACAGTGACAGTGACAGTGACAGTGACAGTGACAGTGACAGTGACAGTGAAAGTGAAAGTGAAAGTGAAAGTGACAGTGAAAGTAAGAGTGAAAGTGAATGTGAAAATGAGAATGAAAATGAGAGTGAAAGTTATAGTGAAAAAGAGAATGAAAGTAAGAGTGAAATAGAAAGTGAGAAagatagtaaaaaaaataaaaatgagaaaGAAAGTGAAGGTGAAAATGAAAacgaaaattttaatgaagaaGAGAAAGAAAAGAATAGCTTGAATCAAGATAAAAGAAgtgaaaacaaaaaagtactttatataaataataaaataaataaggaAATGAATTTACATGAAAACGatataaattattcaaaagaaaaaaataaaattttaataaaagaaatttatatcATTGACGAATTGCTTTTGCTACTTGATAAAGAAATTGACttgtttataaaaataaatattttaaaatgtatCATAAacttaattatatttttgaataataaaaaaataatagattatttaaaagatgTAATTACACATAATTAtgagaaaataaagaaaaataatttgaacaacttattaaataaagaaataaataatttgatttatttGTATAATAGAGTTTATATTGATgaatttaatatatcataa
- a CDS encoding vacuolar ATP synthase subunit h, putative, with amino-acid sequence MANNNGISVITKIVESEQKNQKLHDSILNKMPCYDKYEEINILSSEEVELLKKFHEFEKKKKFEYFKENASIVSVLFNCLQTDFNIHLIQYVLTIFYEIIRNDGSSYCYILNILNDKNVYAYLMKLCTHSDTYIADKSSFLLSGSFCYNNNYFTDTEIKDFILKIDFFNVTEEGKIDIYINILKIDSYRKDIYELEQFLSLIKKNLDLTTNNSNKQYKSVFCVWLLTFKDFFIKKLHRNNMIAIVINLFKKCRVEKIVRVCLNIIKNIMHIDDCFEIIVDNNIIQTLTVLQYDKWRDNDIYDTIIQLLHKLDQRVKNFSNFERYCHELSNGKLKWSILHTEKFWLENVMQFEKDEFKAIQQLADIIKNYAQNIVLKDQSTNNKDEIDSATVAVACFDIGEFARLYPNGKKICQKFRIKENIMILITTKDRDIVREALLCAQKIMLNNWQSISNTT; translated from the exons atggcaAATAATAATGGAATAAGTGTCATTACTAAAATTGTTGAATCTGAGCAAAAAAATcaa AAACTGCATGattctattttaaataaaatgccATGTTATGATAAATATGAAgagataaatattttatcatcAGAAGAAgtagaattattaaaaaaatttcatgaatttgaaaaaaagaaaaaatttgaatACTTTAAGGAAAATGCCTCAATAGTATCAGTATTATTTAATTGTCTTCAAACGGATtttaatattcatttaattcaATATGtattaacaattttttatgaaattataAGAAATGACGGGAGTTCTTAttgttatatattaaatatattaaatgataaaaatgtttatgcatatttaatgaaattgTGTACTCACAGTGATACATATATAGCAGATAAAAGTTCTTTTCTATTATCAGGAAGCTTTTGCtacaataataattattttactgatacagaaataaaagattttattttaaaaattgatttttttaatgtaaccGAAGAAGGAAaaattgatatatatataaatatattaaaaattgatAGCTATAGAAAAGATATTTATGAATTAGAacaatttttatcattaattaAGAAGAATTTGGATTTAACCActaataattcaaataagcAATATAAATCAGTGTTTTGTGTATGGTTACTTACATTTAAagatttctttattaaaaaattacatagaAATAATATGATAGCAAttgtaattaatttatttaaaaaatgtagaGTAGAAAAAATAGTAAGAGTTTGCttgaatataattaaaaatataatgcaTATTGATGATTGTTTTGAAATAATAGTCGATAACAATATAATTCAAACATTAACTGTCTTACAATATGACAAATGGAGAGATAATGATATTTATGATACTATAATTCAACTTTTACATAAATTAGATCAGCGTGTAAAAAATTTCAG taatTTTGAAAGATATTGTCATGAACTTTCAAATGGAAAATTAAAATGGTCAATTTTACATACAGAAAAATTTTGGTTAGAGAATGTTATGCAATTTGAAAAAGATGAATTTAAAGCTATACAACAATTAGctgatataataaaaaattatgctCAAAATATTGTTCTGAAAGATCAATCaactaataataaagatgaaaTAGATAGTGCTACTGTGGCTGTTGCCTGCTTTGATATTGGAGAATTTGCCAGATTATATccaaatggaaaaaaaatttgtcaAAAATTTCGAAtcaaagaaaatataatgattttaatTACAACAAAAGACAGAGATATTGTAAGAGAAGCCCTTTTATGTGcacaaaaaattatgttaaaTAACTGGCAAAGTATATCAAATACGACATAA
- a CDS encoding DEAD box helicase, putative, translated as MFNLFFLKHVYNSNKFIKNCLTFQEKLKFSFLYDSYKYLHLKRTLYKINENKNKTIKIEIKNITYISKENKKNILLYKSSKHFCINTKKKKEKYTNGELNIGNNIKQKEEKDDEHYKDVRVAEESNKNIISDNKEKENQTILIENTNEIDEDIKKSLLEVFKYREFTDVQRIIYENIIKEKKKNDLLVQAKTGTGKTISYLLLVINDILKNKILSVHTLVIVPTRELANQIYNEAKLLLTYKNNINVLTLTGGIKRREDQINIRRVKPDIIICTIGRLLDHFECTYLFNTLFQNLRMLIIDEADQLLSSGYQNDINRILSYLPKNRRNFLFSATLSHNLDDIRKKMCKSDYIFLNCIKDTEKHTNDQLKQYVIFHKAIDTTIILYNLLIEHMRLNQFTYKILVFFPTARATSFYANFFKNQLKISVYEIHRKKEPTHRQITSNRFYMETVGILFTSDISSRGINYPDVSLIIQVNSAISREQYIHRVGRTARSNKEGMAIILLNEADELFYEQIKDLNIEKINPNDYTIKNTNVSNYLNSWMSNTQLLYLAYAYYSSLLRFYKTKYAILKLSDDDIIDVVNNILLSTGLVEQPHISSKLAVTLNMQSNPKLKIRKDLDDLLL; from the coding sequence atgtttaacttattttttttaaaacacgTGTATAATAgcaataaatttattaaaaattgcTTAACTTTTCAAGAAAAACTaaagttttcttttttatatgacAGTTACAAATATTTACACTTAAAAAGAACATTGTATAagattaatgaaaataaaaataaaacaataaaaattgaaattaaaaatattacatatatttctaaagaaaataaaaaaaatattttactttataaaAGTTCTAAACATTTCTgtataaatacaaaaaagaaaaaagaaaaatatacaaatggTGAACTTAATATAGGGAATAATATTAAACAAAAGGAGGAAAAAGATGATGAACATTATAAGGATGTAAGAGTTGCAGaagaaagtaataaaaatataatttctgataataaagaaaaagagaatcaaacaattttaatagaaaatacaaatgaaatagatgaagatataaaaaaaagtcttTTAGAGGTATTTAAATATAGAGAGTTCACAGATGTTCAAAgaataatatatgaaaatataataaaagaaaaaaagaaaaatgatttattagTTCAGGCAAAAACGGGAACTGGTAAAACAATTTCATATTTACTTTTAGTAATTAacgatattttaaaaaataaaattttaagtgTTCATACACTTGTAATAGTGCCTACAAGAGAGTTAGCAAAtcaaatatataatgaagcaaagttattattaacttataaaaataatattaatgttTTGACTCTTACAGGAGGAATAAAAAGAAGAGAAgatcaaataaatataagaagAGTTAAACctgatattattatttgcACTATTGGAAGACTATTAGATCATTTTGAGTgtacatatttatttaacacattatttcaaaatttgAGAATGTTAATAATTGATGAAGCTGATCAGCTATTAAGTTCTGGTTATcaaaatgatattaatagAATATTATCTTATTTGCCTAAAAACAGAcgaaattttcttttttctgcAACATTAAGTCATAATTTGGAtgatattagaaaaaaaatgtgtaaatcagattatatttttttaaattgtataAAAGATACTGAAAAACACACTAATGACCAATTAAAACAGTATGTTATATTTCATAAAGCAATCGATACaacaataatattatataactTATTAATTGAGCATATGAGATTAAATCAGTTcacatataaaattttagtattttttCCCACAGCTAGAGCTACATCTTTTTatgctaatttttttaaaaatcaaTTGAAAATATCAGTTTATGAAATtcatagaaaaaaagaacCAACTCATAGGCAAATTACATCTAATAGATTTTATATGGAAACTGTTGgaattttatttacttcAGATATAAGTTCAAGAGGAATCAATTATCCCGATGTTAGCTTAATTATTCAGGTGAATAGTGCTATTTCTAGAGAACAGTACATACATAGAGTTGGTAGAACAGCTAGAAGTAATAAAGAAGGTATGGCTATTATTTTGTTAAATGAAGCCGATGAATTATTTTACGAACAAATAAAAGATctaaatattgaaaaaataaatccaAATGATTacacaataaaaaatactaatgtttctaattatttaaatagttGGATGTCTAATACACAGTTATTATACTTGGCTTATGCATATTATTCTTCCTTATTAAGATTTTACAAAACAAAATATGCAATTCTTAAATTAAGTGATGATGATATTATTGATGTTGTCAATAATATTTTGTTGTCTACTGGATTAGTAGAGCAACCACATATTTCAAGTAAACTAGCCGTAACATTAAATATGCAAAGTAATCCGAAACttaaaattagaaaagatttagatgatttattattataa